A part of Brassica napus cultivar Da-Ae unplaced genomic scaffold, Da-Ae ScsIHWf_453;HRSCAF=690, whole genome shotgun sequence genomic DNA contains:
- the LOC111211922 gene encoding uncharacterized protein LOC111211922 isoform X2 has translation MFLENIVFHVCLITLYIFDREMSTSDCPKTYPKRLYEEGKCPLQHRSMNHSCHLASLQMVEESVGIDAWESIKESAVGVILRFKDLDYTWSAQAVHHLLTNQLVVDSIHEVWSLIEGQPIRFSLHEFGEITGLNCEPFNIDDKVEVDHKPFWEEMGVSAAHGPMLSELRSLLPRIKNWPFEKRRMIGLLCVLSVGILGISPGSRIPLEAAKRVLDAEAFERYPWGRVGFSSLVNSIKIVSFGGKKKYTLRGCVHALLIWLYESIPGIGHEYGNHIEGNQVPLLSWSGSRCRIQWGQFYEKEKKVHQKVRVRHLVVKAEADIYPQWDDHKVDDDLHNMILDILHEQLDDKHWSLKAANEPVANKKKRNFVSEEDDCMKKKNPAKRTTTASGSSLNSGGDDGFKHALMEAVKTLTATVQNMDTVVAEKVLTAVDTKIDTKINARVGQTEQVLGNQISILQEEIAKIREQMQTTAPKNDADVQNQEDEVNSNDPSWMVQDKTPYDADAVIQCVVRKKANKSKVKLTSPILLDTDGVKVAGKNQVKKPAGCLKKVKKEKNVVPQLRDSTGTWSDSEEKKKYCTLDATLDQLAASILDGPLQKRKPQLTKTQVYPYVGNSTVKRIISGVSEAHYDPLAKVAETKFKKLMDYLRSIGDKDVETPFYMKLIKPRNVWETDDFGWLTDSHMASAMLMFHKRYMRNPSPYSSDRIAFLEHWFVKMWVRDYKKYDPQTWEFSETYKKVFNGNYPSDFSNNRKWVKDVDRLFFCHLINGNHWVALEVDFEKKLIHVYDSIQTVVPSNTDLQEECRPFTKMIPLLLNEMVPGRKKSSQQFRISRLKSVPKNEDPGDCGVYALKYIECRAIGCGFEGLSDQCIPAMRIKLAAEIYDEVRGL, from the exons ATGTTTCtggaaaatattgtttttcatGTCTGTCTTATTACATTGTACATTTTTGACAGAGAGATGAGTACATCAGACTGTCCAAAAACATATCCAAAAAGGCTGTATGAGGAGGGAAAATGTCCATTGCAACATCGAAGCATGAATCATAGCTGTCACTTGGCAAGTTTACAGATGGTCGAGGAATCAGTTGGCATAGATGCATGGGAATCCATTAAAGAATCAGCTGTTGGAGTTATTCTGAGGTTCAAAGACCTCGATTATACCTGGTCTGCCCAAGCTGTTCACCATTTACTTACAAACCAGCTAGTAGTCGATAGTATCCATGAGGTGTGGTCTCTGATAGAAGGACAGCCAATTAGGTTTTCATTACATGAGTTTGGTGAAATAACAGGTTTAAATTGTGAGcctttcaacatagatgataaGGTTGAGGTTGATCATAAGCCATTTTGGGAAGAGATGGGTGTGTCTGCTGCACATGGTCCGATGCTATCTGAGTTGAGATCATTGCTCCCACGCATTAAGAATTGGCCGTTTGAGAAGAGAAGAATGATTGGCCTGCTATGTGTCTTATCTGTCGGAATACTTGGAATATCTCCAGGTAGTAGAATTCCTTTGGAAGCAGCAAAGAGAGTCTTAGACGCAGAAGCATTTGAAAGATATCCTTGGGGGCGTGTCGGATTTTCCAGCTTGGTTaattcaattaaaattgtttcgTTTGgaggaaagaaaaaatatacacTTCGTGGATGTGTACATGCTCTTCTCATCTGGCTGTATGAGTCAATACCTGGTATTGGGCATGAATATGGGAACCATATTGAGGGTAACCAAGTTCCTCTTCTCTCTTGGTCAGGATCTCGTTGCCGTATACAGTGGGGTCAGTTttatgaaaaagagaaaaaagttCACCAGAAG gtgcGTGTCAGACATCTCGTTGTTAAGGCAGAAGCGGACATATATCCTCAATGGGATGATCACAAGGTTGATGATGATCTTCATAACATGATTTTAGACATTCTACATGAGCAGCTTGATGATAAGCATTGGAGCTTGAAGGCAGCTAATGAACCAGtagcaaataaaaagaaaaggaattttgtgagtgaagaagatgattgtatgaagaaaaaaaatccagCGAAGAGGACAACCACA GCTAGTGGATCCAGCCTTAACTCAGGTGGAGATGATGGATTCAAGCATGCCCTAATGGAAGCAGTGAAGACATTGACTGCAACGGTTCAAAATATGGACACAGTTGTTGCTGAGAAGGTGTTGACTGCAGTAGACACAAAGATTGACACAAAAATAAATGCAAGAGTTGGACAAACCGAGCAGGTACTTGGCAATCAAATCTCAATTTTACAAGAAGAGATTGCTAAGATTAGAGAGCAGATGCAAACTACTGCTCCAAAAAATGATGCAGACGTTCAAAACCAAGAAGATGAAGTCAACAGCAACGACCCG TCATGGATGGTCCAAGACAAGACACCATATGATGCAGATGCGGTAATACAATGTGTGGTTAGAAAGAAAGCCAACAAATCCAAGGTCAAGCTAACGTCTCCTATTCTACTTGACACTGATGGTGTGAAGGTTGCTGGAAAAAATCAAGTAAAAAAACCAGCTGGATGCTTGAAAAAAGTTAAGAAGGAGAAGAATGTAGTTCCACAACTTAGAGATTCTACTGGAACATGGTCTGAttcagaagagaagaaaaaatattgCACCCTAGATGCCACGTTAGACCAGTTGGCGGCATCAATCTTGGATGGACCTTTGCAAAAACGCAAGCCACAGCTGACAAAGACTCAAGTGTATCCATATGTAGGTAATTCAACTGTGAAGAGGATCATATCAGGTGTCTCTGAAGCCCATTATGATCCTTTAGCTAAAGTTGCTGAGACAAAATTCAAGAAGCTAATGGATTATCTGCGAAGTATTGG TGATAAAGATGTAGAAACTCCCTTCTATATGAAGCTAATAAAGCCAAGAAATGTCTGGGAAACAGATGATTTTGGATGGCTAACAGATTCT CATATGGCATCTGCAATGCTTATGTTTCATAAAAGATATATGAGGAATCCGTCACCATACTCTTCAGATAGGATAGCTTTTCTTGAGCACTGGTTTGTCAAGATGTGGGTCAGAGACTACAAGAAATATGATCCTCAGACGTGGGAGTTCTCAGAAACTTACAAGAAGGTCTTCAATGGCAATTACCCTTCTGATTTTTCCAACAACAGAAAGTGGGTGAAGGATGTGGATCGATTGTTTTTTTGCCACTTGATAAATGGTAACCACTGGGTCGCTTTAGAAGTGGATTTTGAGAAGAAACTAATCCATGTCTACGACAGCATACAGACAGTTGTCCCGAGCAACACGGATCTTCAAGAAGAGTGTCGTCCTTTCACGAAGATGATTCCCTTATTGCTGAATGAAATGGTTCCAGGAAGGAAGAAGAGTTCACAGCAGTTCAGGATTTCAAGACTCAAAAGTGTGCCCAAGAATGAAGACCCTGGTGATTGTGGTGTTTACGCTCTAAAGTATATAGAGTGTAGGGCGATTGGCTGTGGTTTTGAAGGACTTTCTGACCAGTGCATTCCGGCAATGCGTATTAAGTTAGCTGCTGAGATCTATGATGAGGTTCGTGGTCTGTAG
- the LOC111211922 gene encoding uncharacterized protein LOC111211922 isoform X1 yields the protein MFLENIVFHVCLITLYIFDREMSTSDCPKTYPKRLYEEGKCPLQHRSMNHSCHLASLQMVEESVGIDAWESIKESAVGVILRFKDLDYTWSAQAVHHLLTNQLVVDSIHEVWSLIEGQPIRFSLHEFGEITGLNCEPFNIDDKVEVDHKPFWEEMGVSAAHGPMLSELRSLLPRIKNWPFEKRRMIGLLCVLSVGILGISPGSRIPLEAAKRVLDAEAFERYPWGRVGFSSLVNSIKIVSFGGKKKYTLRGCVHALLIWLYESIPGIGHEYGNHIEGNQVPLLSWSGSRCRIQWGQFYEKEKKVHQKVRVRHLVVKAEADIYPQWDDHKVDDDLHNMILDILHEQLDDKHWSLKAANEPVANKKKRNFVSEEDDCMKKKNPAKRTTTQASGSSLNSGGDDGFKHALMEAVKTLTATVQNMDTVVAEKVLTAVDTKIDTKINARVGQTEQVLGNQISILQEEIAKIREQMQTTAPKNDADVQNQEDEVNSNDPSWMVQDKTPYDADAVIQCVVRKKANKSKVKLTSPILLDTDGVKVAGKNQVKKPAGCLKKVKKEKNVVPQLRDSTGTWSDSEEKKKYCTLDATLDQLAASILDGPLQKRKPQLTKTQVYPYVGNSTVKRIISGVSEAHYDPLAKVAETKFKKLMDYLRSIGDKDVETPFYMKLIKPRNVWETDDFGWLTDSHMASAMLMFHKRYMRNPSPYSSDRIAFLEHWFVKMWVRDYKKYDPQTWEFSETYKKVFNGNYPSDFSNNRKWVKDVDRLFFCHLINGNHWVALEVDFEKKLIHVYDSIQTVVPSNTDLQEECRPFTKMIPLLLNEMVPGRKKSSQQFRISRLKSVPKNEDPGDCGVYALKYIECRAIGCGFEGLSDQCIPAMRIKLAAEIYDEVRGL from the exons ATGTTTCtggaaaatattgtttttcatGTCTGTCTTATTACATTGTACATTTTTGACAGAGAGATGAGTACATCAGACTGTCCAAAAACATATCCAAAAAGGCTGTATGAGGAGGGAAAATGTCCATTGCAACATCGAAGCATGAATCATAGCTGTCACTTGGCAAGTTTACAGATGGTCGAGGAATCAGTTGGCATAGATGCATGGGAATCCATTAAAGAATCAGCTGTTGGAGTTATTCTGAGGTTCAAAGACCTCGATTATACCTGGTCTGCCCAAGCTGTTCACCATTTACTTACAAACCAGCTAGTAGTCGATAGTATCCATGAGGTGTGGTCTCTGATAGAAGGACAGCCAATTAGGTTTTCATTACATGAGTTTGGTGAAATAACAGGTTTAAATTGTGAGcctttcaacatagatgataaGGTTGAGGTTGATCATAAGCCATTTTGGGAAGAGATGGGTGTGTCTGCTGCACATGGTCCGATGCTATCTGAGTTGAGATCATTGCTCCCACGCATTAAGAATTGGCCGTTTGAGAAGAGAAGAATGATTGGCCTGCTATGTGTCTTATCTGTCGGAATACTTGGAATATCTCCAGGTAGTAGAATTCCTTTGGAAGCAGCAAAGAGAGTCTTAGACGCAGAAGCATTTGAAAGATATCCTTGGGGGCGTGTCGGATTTTCCAGCTTGGTTaattcaattaaaattgtttcgTTTGgaggaaagaaaaaatatacacTTCGTGGATGTGTACATGCTCTTCTCATCTGGCTGTATGAGTCAATACCTGGTATTGGGCATGAATATGGGAACCATATTGAGGGTAACCAAGTTCCTCTTCTCTCTTGGTCAGGATCTCGTTGCCGTATACAGTGGGGTCAGTTttatgaaaaagagaaaaaagttCACCAGAAG gtgcGTGTCAGACATCTCGTTGTTAAGGCAGAAGCGGACATATATCCTCAATGGGATGATCACAAGGTTGATGATGATCTTCATAACATGATTTTAGACATTCTACATGAGCAGCTTGATGATAAGCATTGGAGCTTGAAGGCAGCTAATGAACCAGtagcaaataaaaagaaaaggaattttgtgagtgaagaagatgattgtatgaagaaaaaaaatccagCGAAGAGGACAACCACA CAGGCTAGTGGATCCAGCCTTAACTCAGGTGGAGATGATGGATTCAAGCATGCCCTAATGGAAGCAGTGAAGACATTGACTGCAACGGTTCAAAATATGGACACAGTTGTTGCTGAGAAGGTGTTGACTGCAGTAGACACAAAGATTGACACAAAAATAAATGCAAGAGTTGGACAAACCGAGCAGGTACTTGGCAATCAAATCTCAATTTTACAAGAAGAGATTGCTAAGATTAGAGAGCAGATGCAAACTACTGCTCCAAAAAATGATGCAGACGTTCAAAACCAAGAAGATGAAGTCAACAGCAACGACCCG TCATGGATGGTCCAAGACAAGACACCATATGATGCAGATGCGGTAATACAATGTGTGGTTAGAAAGAAAGCCAACAAATCCAAGGTCAAGCTAACGTCTCCTATTCTACTTGACACTGATGGTGTGAAGGTTGCTGGAAAAAATCAAGTAAAAAAACCAGCTGGATGCTTGAAAAAAGTTAAGAAGGAGAAGAATGTAGTTCCACAACTTAGAGATTCTACTGGAACATGGTCTGAttcagaagagaagaaaaaatattgCACCCTAGATGCCACGTTAGACCAGTTGGCGGCATCAATCTTGGATGGACCTTTGCAAAAACGCAAGCCACAGCTGACAAAGACTCAAGTGTATCCATATGTAGGTAATTCAACTGTGAAGAGGATCATATCAGGTGTCTCTGAAGCCCATTATGATCCTTTAGCTAAAGTTGCTGAGACAAAATTCAAGAAGCTAATGGATTATCTGCGAAGTATTGG TGATAAAGATGTAGAAACTCCCTTCTATATGAAGCTAATAAAGCCAAGAAATGTCTGGGAAACAGATGATTTTGGATGGCTAACAGATTCT CATATGGCATCTGCAATGCTTATGTTTCATAAAAGATATATGAGGAATCCGTCACCATACTCTTCAGATAGGATAGCTTTTCTTGAGCACTGGTTTGTCAAGATGTGGGTCAGAGACTACAAGAAATATGATCCTCAGACGTGGGAGTTCTCAGAAACTTACAAGAAGGTCTTCAATGGCAATTACCCTTCTGATTTTTCCAACAACAGAAAGTGGGTGAAGGATGTGGATCGATTGTTTTTTTGCCACTTGATAAATGGTAACCACTGGGTCGCTTTAGAAGTGGATTTTGAGAAGAAACTAATCCATGTCTACGACAGCATACAGACAGTTGTCCCGAGCAACACGGATCTTCAAGAAGAGTGTCGTCCTTTCACGAAGATGATTCCCTTATTGCTGAATGAAATGGTTCCAGGAAGGAAGAAGAGTTCACAGCAGTTCAGGATTTCAAGACTCAAAAGTGTGCCCAAGAATGAAGACCCTGGTGATTGTGGTGTTTACGCTCTAAAGTATATAGAGTGTAGGGCGATTGGCTGTGGTTTTGAAGGACTTTCTGACCAGTGCATTCCGGCAATGCGTATTAAGTTAGCTGCTGAGATCTATGATGAGGTTCGTGGTCTGTAG
- the LOC111211922 gene encoding uncharacterized protein LOC111211922 isoform X3, with product MSTSDCPKTYPKRLYEEGKCPLQHRSMNHSCHLASLQMVEESVGIDAWESIKESAVGVILRFKDLDYTWSAQAVHHLLTNQLVVDSIHEVWSLIEGQPIRFSLHEFGEITGLNCEPFNIDDKVEVDHKPFWEEMGVSAAHGPMLSELRSLLPRIKNWPFEKRRMIGLLCVLSVGILGISPGSRIPLEAAKRVLDAEAFERYPWGRVGFSSLVNSIKIVSFGGKKKYTLRGCVHALLIWLYESIPGIGHEYGNHIEGNQVPLLSWSGSRCRIQWGQFYEKEKKVHQKVRVRHLVVKAEADIYPQWDDHKVDDDLHNMILDILHEQLDDKHWSLKAANEPVANKKKRNFVSEEDDCMKKKNPAKRTTTQASGSSLNSGGDDGFKHALMEAVKTLTATVQNMDTVVAEKVLTAVDTKIDTKINARVGQTEQVLGNQISILQEEIAKIREQMQTTAPKNDADVQNQEDEVNSNDPSWMVQDKTPYDADAVIQCVVRKKANKSKVKLTSPILLDTDGVKVAGKNQVKKPAGCLKKVKKEKNVVPQLRDSTGTWSDSEEKKKYCTLDATLDQLAASILDGPLQKRKPQLTKTQVYPYVGNSTVKRIISGVSEAHYDPLAKVAETKFKKLMDYLRSIGDKDVETPFYMKLIKPRNVWETDDFGWLTDSHMASAMLMFHKRYMRNPSPYSSDRIAFLEHWFVKMWVRDYKKYDPQTWEFSETYKKVFNGNYPSDFSNNRKWVKDVDRLFFCHLINGNHWVALEVDFEKKLIHVYDSIQTVVPSNTDLQEECRPFTKMIPLLLNEMVPGRKKSSQQFRISRLKSVPKNEDPGDCGVYALKYIECRAIGCGFEGLSDQCIPAMRIKLAAEIYDEVRGL from the exons ATGAGTACATCAGACTGTCCAAAAACATATCCAAAAAGGCTGTATGAGGAGGGAAAATGTCCATTGCAACATCGAAGCATGAATCATAGCTGTCACTTGGCAAGTTTACAGATGGTCGAGGAATCAGTTGGCATAGATGCATGGGAATCCATTAAAGAATCAGCTGTTGGAGTTATTCTGAGGTTCAAAGACCTCGATTATACCTGGTCTGCCCAAGCTGTTCACCATTTACTTACAAACCAGCTAGTAGTCGATAGTATCCATGAGGTGTGGTCTCTGATAGAAGGACAGCCAATTAGGTTTTCATTACATGAGTTTGGTGAAATAACAGGTTTAAATTGTGAGcctttcaacatagatgataaGGTTGAGGTTGATCATAAGCCATTTTGGGAAGAGATGGGTGTGTCTGCTGCACATGGTCCGATGCTATCTGAGTTGAGATCATTGCTCCCACGCATTAAGAATTGGCCGTTTGAGAAGAGAAGAATGATTGGCCTGCTATGTGTCTTATCTGTCGGAATACTTGGAATATCTCCAGGTAGTAGAATTCCTTTGGAAGCAGCAAAGAGAGTCTTAGACGCAGAAGCATTTGAAAGATATCCTTGGGGGCGTGTCGGATTTTCCAGCTTGGTTaattcaattaaaattgtttcgTTTGgaggaaagaaaaaatatacacTTCGTGGATGTGTACATGCTCTTCTCATCTGGCTGTATGAGTCAATACCTGGTATTGGGCATGAATATGGGAACCATATTGAGGGTAACCAAGTTCCTCTTCTCTCTTGGTCAGGATCTCGTTGCCGTATACAGTGGGGTCAGTTttatgaaaaagagaaaaaagttCACCAGAAG gtgcGTGTCAGACATCTCGTTGTTAAGGCAGAAGCGGACATATATCCTCAATGGGATGATCACAAGGTTGATGATGATCTTCATAACATGATTTTAGACATTCTACATGAGCAGCTTGATGATAAGCATTGGAGCTTGAAGGCAGCTAATGAACCAGtagcaaataaaaagaaaaggaattttgtgagtgaagaagatgattgtatgaagaaaaaaaatccagCGAAGAGGACAACCACA CAGGCTAGTGGATCCAGCCTTAACTCAGGTGGAGATGATGGATTCAAGCATGCCCTAATGGAAGCAGTGAAGACATTGACTGCAACGGTTCAAAATATGGACACAGTTGTTGCTGAGAAGGTGTTGACTGCAGTAGACACAAAGATTGACACAAAAATAAATGCAAGAGTTGGACAAACCGAGCAGGTACTTGGCAATCAAATCTCAATTTTACAAGAAGAGATTGCTAAGATTAGAGAGCAGATGCAAACTACTGCTCCAAAAAATGATGCAGACGTTCAAAACCAAGAAGATGAAGTCAACAGCAACGACCCG TCATGGATGGTCCAAGACAAGACACCATATGATGCAGATGCGGTAATACAATGTGTGGTTAGAAAGAAAGCCAACAAATCCAAGGTCAAGCTAACGTCTCCTATTCTACTTGACACTGATGGTGTGAAGGTTGCTGGAAAAAATCAAGTAAAAAAACCAGCTGGATGCTTGAAAAAAGTTAAGAAGGAGAAGAATGTAGTTCCACAACTTAGAGATTCTACTGGAACATGGTCTGAttcagaagagaagaaaaaatattgCACCCTAGATGCCACGTTAGACCAGTTGGCGGCATCAATCTTGGATGGACCTTTGCAAAAACGCAAGCCACAGCTGACAAAGACTCAAGTGTATCCATATGTAGGTAATTCAACTGTGAAGAGGATCATATCAGGTGTCTCTGAAGCCCATTATGATCCTTTAGCTAAAGTTGCTGAGACAAAATTCAAGAAGCTAATGGATTATCTGCGAAGTATTGG TGATAAAGATGTAGAAACTCCCTTCTATATGAAGCTAATAAAGCCAAGAAATGTCTGGGAAACAGATGATTTTGGATGGCTAACAGATTCT CATATGGCATCTGCAATGCTTATGTTTCATAAAAGATATATGAGGAATCCGTCACCATACTCTTCAGATAGGATAGCTTTTCTTGAGCACTGGTTTGTCAAGATGTGGGTCAGAGACTACAAGAAATATGATCCTCAGACGTGGGAGTTCTCAGAAACTTACAAGAAGGTCTTCAATGGCAATTACCCTTCTGATTTTTCCAACAACAGAAAGTGGGTGAAGGATGTGGATCGATTGTTTTTTTGCCACTTGATAAATGGTAACCACTGGGTCGCTTTAGAAGTGGATTTTGAGAAGAAACTAATCCATGTCTACGACAGCATACAGACAGTTGTCCCGAGCAACACGGATCTTCAAGAAGAGTGTCGTCCTTTCACGAAGATGATTCCCTTATTGCTGAATGAAATGGTTCCAGGAAGGAAGAAGAGTTCACAGCAGTTCAGGATTTCAAGACTCAAAAGTGTGCCCAAGAATGAAGACCCTGGTGATTGTGGTGTTTACGCTCTAAAGTATATAGAGTGTAGGGCGATTGGCTGTGGTTTTGAAGGACTTTCTGACCAGTGCATTCCGGCAATGCGTATTAAGTTAGCTGCTGAGATCTATGATGAGGTTCGTGGTCTGTAG